The Pseudomonas fluorescens nucleotide sequence GGCAAGAGCAGCTACCGCGGCATTGACCAGCCGACCCGCGACAACTGGGGGATCGCGGTCAACTTCACCCCGACCTGGTATCAGGTGTTTGCGGGCATGGACCTGAGCATGCCGCTGTCGATCAACCTCGGCCTGGACGGCGTATCGCCGGTGCAGGGCGGTGGTGCCGAGAACACCGGCAACTACGCCGTGGGCCTGAGCGCGGCGATCTACAACCAGTACTTCGTCGACCTCAAGTACGTCGATGGCTTCGGCAAGACCCAGTCCTGCAACGACGGCCAGACCGACGGCAGCACCCCCAACGCCCTGGACGGCGAACAGGACTACACCTGCTACGGCGGCGGCTACGCCGCGTTCTCTGGCGGCGCCGCCACCACCGAGGACCGTGGCGCGCTGTACCTGACCCTGAAAACCACCTTCTGAGTCACACAGGAAAACAACCATCATGAACTACGTGCACACCCTGTTGGCCACGTGCCTGTCGCTGGCTGCCCTGAACCCGGCTCACGCCGCTGTCTCCAGCGAACAGGCCGCGCGCCTGGGCACCAGCCTGACGCCGATTGGCGCAGAAAAGGCCGCCAACGCCGACGGTTCTATCCCCGCCTACCAGGGCGGCCTGCTGACCCCGCCGGCGGCGTTCAAGAGCGGCGCGAGCATGCGCCCGGACCCGTTCGCCGAAGAAAAACCGCTGCTGCTCATCGATGGCAAGAACGCCGACCAGTACAAGGGGCAACTGACCGCCACCACCCAGGAACTGCTCAAGCGCTTCCCCAGCTATCGCGTCGATGTCTACCCCACCCATCGCACCGTGGCGCTGCCGCAGCCGGTGCTCGACAACACCCTGAAGAACGCCGTGGGGGCCCGCAGCCAGGAAGGCGGTAGTGCGCTCGACAACGTACTGCCGGGTATTCCGTTCCCGATCCCGCAGACCGGCGCCGAGGCCATGTGGAACTTCCTCCTGCGTTACCAGGGCGTGAGCATGACCGCCAAGTACGACTCGTGGAACGTCGATGCCGCTGGCAACGCGACCTTGAGCACCACCGGCCAGGCCAACATCAGCTACCCGATCTACGAGGACATGGCCAAGCCGATTGGCGCCAAGGACACCTACTACCAGATGAAGCTCACCTACACCGCGCCGGCCCGGCGCGCCGGTGAGGCAATGATGCTGCGCGATGCCGCCAACCCACTGGTGCAGCCGCGCAGCGCCTGGCAGTACCTGCCGGGCCAGCGCCGGGTCAAGCTGGCGCCGAACCTGGCCTACGACACGCCCAACCCCGGTACTTCCGGCTCGGGCACCTACGATGACGTGTTCGTCTTCAACGGCGCCCTGGACCGCTACGACTGGACCCTGGTCGGCAAGCAGGAAATGTACGTGCCGTACAACACCTACCGCCTGACCTACAACACCGACGTCAAGCAACTGACCACAGCCAATCACCTCGCGCCGCAATTCGTGCGCTGGGAAAAACACCGGGTCTGGGTAGTGGAAGGCAAGCTCAAGGACGGCGCCCGGCACATCTATCACAAGCGCCGCTTCTACCTCGACGAAGACAGCTGGATTGCCCTGGCGTCGGATCAGTATGACGCCCGTGGCCAACTGTACCGCGGCTCGTTCGCCTTCCTCAGCCAGAGCTACGACAAACAGACCCCGGATGCCACGCCGTTCATGATCTACGACCTGATCGGCGGCACCTACAACCTCAATGGCGTGGTCGGAGCCTACGGCGGTATTCGCTATATCGAGCCACTGTCGCGCACCCAATGGTCGCCCGAGTCCCTGGCCGGGGCTGGCATTCGCTGAGCCCGTTGAGCACGCATCGAGGAGGATCAGGGATGGATGTTTTCAAACGCTGCAGCCTGACGCTGCTGGCCTGGGCCGCGCTGCACAGCGCGGTGCAGGCCGAGCCCTATGTCGACGTGCTCGACCTGCCAGCGCTGCCCAGCGCGCTGGCAGCGAGCAGCGCCTTGCGCGATGTCAGCCGCGCCGGCGCGCGGATGGTCGCGGTGGGGCCACGCGGGCACATCCTGTACTCGGATGACCATGGCCGTCACTGGCAACAGGCCCGGGTGCCGGTCAGCGCCGACCTCAATGCGTTGAGCTTCGCGACGCCGGAGCTGGGGTGGGCGGTGGGTAACGACGGGGTGATCCTGCACAGCCGCGATGGCGGCCTGAGCTGGGAAAAGCAACTGGACGGCCGGGTGCTGGGCGATCAGGTGCTGGCGTATTACCAGGCCAAAGCCCAGGCCGCGCCCACCGACCCGGCCTGGGCGAACTGGGTCGGCGAGGGCCAGCGCCTGGTGGCAGAGGGCGCCGACAAGCCGTTGCTCGACGTGTGGTTCGCCGATGCCCGCCACGGCTATGCGGTAGGGGTGTTCAACCTGCTGCTGCACACCGTGGATGGCGGCCAGCACTGGACGCCGTGGCTGGAGCGCAGCGACAACCCGCAGGGCCTGCACCTGACCGGCCTGGCCAGCGTCGACGGCGCGCTGTACATCAGCGGCGAGCAGGGCCTGCTGCTCAAGCTGAGCGCCGATGGCCAACGCTTCCAACGCCTGAGCACGCCGTATGCCGGCACGTTTTTCGGTGTTATCGGCAAACCGGGGGTGCTGCTGGCCTATGGGCTGCGCGGCCATGTATTGCGCAGCACCGACGGCGGTAGCCAGTGGCAGACGATCAAGACTGACCTGAACACCAGCATCACCGCCGCCAGCCTCGACGCCAGCGGGCGTTTCTGGCTGTCGAGCCAGGCCGGCGATCTGCTGCAAAGCGCTGATGACGGCGCCAGCTTCAGCGCCGTGGCCCAAGCCCAGCGTGCGCCGGTCAGTGGCGCCGCCTTTGATAGCGGCACCGACCTGGTGCTGGTCGGTGAGCGCGGCATTCGCACCCTGGCCCTCGAACAACCGCAGCAGCCATAACAAGAGAAAACCCTGATGGCCGACATCCAACAAGACACTTTGCCGGTGATCCGCAACCTCAGCGACTTCGATGCGCGCTCCGGCAATCGCCTCGAACGCCTGGTGTTCAACCATCGGCTGGCATTCATGCTGTGCATGCTGCTGGTGACCCTGGTGCTTGGCCACATGGCCCTGACCCGCCTGGAGCTGCGCCCCAGCTTCGAGAAAATGATCCCGCAGAGCCATCCCTATATCCAGAACTACCTGGACAACCGCCAGTCGCTGCGCGGCCTGGGCAATTCCTTGCGGGTGGTGGTGGAAAACACCCAGGGCGATATCTTCGACCCGGCCTATCTGCAGACCCTGCGCCAGATCAACGACGAGCTGTTCCTTAGCCAGGGCGTCGATCGCGCCTGGATGAAATCGCTGTGGAGCCCGGCGGTGCGCTGGACCGAAGTCACCGAAGAGGGCTTCCAGGGCGGGCCGGTGATGCCCGATGCCTACCAGGGTTCGGCCGCCAATATCCAGCAACTACGGCAGAACATCGAGCGCGCCAATATCGTCGGCAGCCTGGTGGCCCGTGACTTCACGTCGAGCATGCTCATCGTGCCGTTGCTCGACCAGGCTTCGGCGACCGGGGCCGGCATCGACTATCACGGGTTCTCGGTCAAGCTTGAGCAGTTGCGCGAGCACTACGAGGCGGGCGGCGTCTACAAATTGCACGTAATCGGCTTTGCCAAGCTGATGGGCGACCTGATCGACGGGCTGCTGCAGGTGATGTTGTTCTTCGCCCTGGCGGTGCTGACCACGCTGCTGATCATCTACCTCTACACCCGCTGCGTGCGCAGTACCTTGCTGGTGGTGCTGTGCTCGTTGACGGCGGTGGTCTGGCAGTTGGGCATCGTCGCCTGGCTGGGCTATGCCATCGACCCGTATTCGATCCTGGTGCCGTTTCTGATCTTTGCCATTGGTGTATCCCACGCAGCGCAGAAGATGAACGGCATCATGCAGGACATCGGCCGCGGCACCCACCGGCAGATCGCCGCGCGCTATACCTTTCGGCGCCTGTTCGTCGCAGGCGTTACCGCCTTGCTGGCCGATGCGGTGGGCTTTGCCGTGCTGATGCTGATCGATATCCCGGTGATCCAGGACCTGGCGATTACCGCCAGTATCGGCGTCGCGGTGCTGATCTTCACCTCGCTGCTGCTGATGCCGGTGGCGCTGTCGTATGTAGGCGTCGGTCGCAAGGCGGCGCAACGGGCCTTGTGTATCGACTTGCGCGCAGCCGAGCATCGCGGTTTTGGCAAGCTCTGGGACGTGCTCGATCGCTTCACCGAACGCAAATGGGCCACTGGCGCGGTGCTGGTGGCGGCACTGCTCGGTGCCGGCGGCTTCTGGCTGAGCCTGCAACTGAAGATCGGCGACCTCGACAGCGGCGCCCCGGAGCTGCACGCCGACTCGCGCTACAACCGCGACAACGCCTACATCACTGGCCATTACGCGCTGTCCAGCGACACCTTTGCAGTGATGATCAAGACCGCCCCGGAGGGCTGCCTGCGCTACCAGACCCTGGTGCTCGCCGACCGCCTGGCCTGGGCGCTGCAACAAAACCCGGGGGTGCAGACCACCTTGTCGCTGACCAATGCGGTGCGCCAGATCACCGCCGGCACCTATGAGGGCAACCCCAAGCTGAGCAGCATCCAGCGCAACCAGGACGTGCTCAACTACGCCGCCCAGCAAGCCTCGGTGAACGCCCCGGAGCTGTTCAACAACGACTGCTCACTGATGCCGGTCATCGCCTACCTCAAGGATCACAAGGCCGACACCCTCGAACAGGTGGTGGCGATTGCCGAACGCTTTGCCCAGGCCAACAGCAGCGAAGATCGCCAGTTCCTCCTGGCTGCCGGCAGCGCCGGGATCGAAGCAGCGACCAATATCGTGGTGCGCGACGCCAACCGCACCATGCTGTTGCTGGTGTACCTGGCGGTAACGCTATTCTGCCTGATCACCTTTCGCAGCTGGCGCGCGACCCTGGTGGCGGTACTGCCGTTGATGCTCACCTCAGTGTTGTGCGAGGCGCTGATGGTGATGATGGGGATTGGCGTCAAGGTCGCCACCTTGCCGGTGATCGCCCTGGGCGTGGGCATTGGCGTGGATTACGCGTTGTACCTGCTCAGCGTGCAGCTGCATTACCAGCGCCAGGGCCTGACGCTGGCGCAGTCTTACAACAACGCCGTGGCCTTTACCGGCCGGGTGGTCGGCCTGGTCGGCATCACCCTGGCCGCCGGTGTGGTGGGCTGGGCCTGGTCGCCGATCAAGTTCCAGGCCGACATGGGCATCCTGCTCACCTTCATGTTCCTCTGGAACATGCTCGGCGCACTGATCCTGATCCCGGCGCTGTCGCACTTCCTCCTGCCCGCCAGCAAGGCGCGAGCACCTTCACCCAGCCCCACAAGCGTCGAGGGGCTGCACCTCAACAGCCAAAAAGCAGAGTGTTCATCGCATGTCTGATTACCTACCGCCGTTGCGCGACATGGATTTTCTGTTCAACGAAGTCTTCGACATTCCTGGCCAGTGGGCACGGATTCCGGCTTTGGCCGAGCAGGTCGATGCCGACACCGCACGGGCGATTCTCGAGCAGGCCGGCAAGCTCATCGCCCAGCAGGTGGCACCGCTCAACCGCAGTGGCGACGAGCAGGGCTGCCAGTGGCATGCCGGCCGAGTGACGACTCCGGACGGCTTTGCCCAGGCCTACCGCAATTACGCCGAAGATGGCTGGGTGGGCGTGGCCGGGGCCAGCGAGTATGGCGGCATGGGCATGCCCAAGGTCATCGCCGCCCAGGTTGAAGAGATGCTCAACGCCGCCAACCTGTCATTCGCCCTGTACCCGATGCTCACCGCCGGCGCTTGCCTGTCGCTGCTCAACCATGCCAGCAAGACGCTCAAGGCGCGCTACCTGCCGCCCATGTATGAAGGGCGCTGGTCAGGCTCGATGTGCCTGACCGAACCCCATGCCGGCACTGACCTGGGGCTGATCCGTACCCGTGCCGAACCCCAGGCCGATGGCAGCTTTAGGGTCAGCGGCACGAAGATCTTCATCACCGGTGGCGAGCAGGACCTGACCGAGAACATCATTCACCTGGTGCTGGCCAAACTGCCGGATGCACCGGCCGGCGCCAAGGGCATCTCGTTGTTCCTGGTGCCCAAGGTGCTGGTGGAGGAAGACGGCGCGCTGGGCGAAGCCAACGCGGTGAGTTGTGGCTCGATCGAACACAAGATGGGCATCAAGGCTTCGGCCACTTGCGTGATGAACTTCGACGGCGCGGTGGGTTACCTGGTGGGCGAGGCCAACAAAGGCCTCAATGCCATGTTCACCATGATGAACTACGAACGCCTGGGCGTGGGCATCCAGGGCCTGGCCTTGGGCGAGCGCTCGTACCAGAACGCAGTGGCCTACGCCCGCGAACGCCGGCAGAGCCGTGCCCCCAGTGGCCCGGTAAACCCGCAGCAGGTGGCTGACCCGATCGTTGAGCACCCGGATGTACGGCGCATGCTGCTGAGCATGAAGGCACTGAACGAAGGCGGGCGGGCGTTCTCCACCTATGTGGCGCTGCAACTGGACCTGGCCAAGTACAGCGAAAATGCCGATGAGCGCAGCCAGGCCGAGGCGCGGGTGGCGCTGCTGACCCCGGTGGCCAAGGCATTCTTGACCGATATGGGCCTGGAAACCACCGTGCACGGCCAACAGGTGTTCGGCGGCCACGGTTACATTCGTGAATGGGGCCAGGAACAGCTGATTCGCGATTGCCGCATCACCCAGATCTACGAAGGCACCAACGGCATCCAGGCCCTGGACCTGCTCGGGCGCAAGCTGGTCGCCGACGGTGGCCGTAGCTACGCGGCGCTGGCGCAGGAGATCAAGGCCTATGCCCAGGCCCTGGCGGCCTCGCGCGCCGAGTTCAAGACGCCGTTGTTGCTGGCGCTGGCCAATCTCGATGACCTGACGGCCTGGGTGCTCGATCGCGCCCAGGGCAACCCCCAGGAAATCGGTGCGGCGGCAGTGGAGTACCTGCAGGTGTTCGGTTACACCCTGTATGCCTACCTGTGGGTACGCATGGCCGATGTCGCCCTGGAGCAGGATGGCGCGTTCTACCAGAGCAAACTGGGCACCGCGCGCTTCTATTTCGCACGCCTGCTGCCACGTATCCATTCGCTCAGCGCCAGCGTCAAGGCCGGCAGCCACAGCCTCTATCTGCTGGAGGCCGAGCAACTGTGAAGGACGCCCACGTGACCACCACCCGCATCATGCCGCCGGCCCCCGGCGCCTACGGCTACCCGCTGCTGATCAAGCGCCTGCTGCTGTCTGGCGTGCGCTATCAACCCGGCCAGGAAATCGTCTACGCCGACAAGCTGCGTTACAGCTACACCACCTTGCTTGAGCGCATTCAGCGCCTGGCCAATGTGTTGAGCGCAGCCGGGGTGAAACCCGGCGATACCGTGGCCTTGCTCGACTGGGACAGCCACCGGGCGCTGGAGTGCTTCTTTGCCGTGCCGATGCTCGGCGCGGTGCTGCATACCGTCAACGTGCGGCTGTCGCCCGAGCAGGTGCGCTACACCATGAACCATGCTGAAGACCACCTGGTGCTGGTGCATGACGACTTCGTGCCGCTGATGGCCCAGTTGCGCGACCAGTTGCCGACGGTGAAGGGTTACCTGCGCCTGAGCGACGGCGCTGATGCCCGCAACGAACTGCCGCTGCTGGGCGAGTACGAAACGCTGCTGGCCGGCGCTGCTACGCACTTCGACTTCGCCGATTTCGATGAAAACTCGATGGCGACGCTGTTCTACACCACCGGCACCACCGGCAACCCCAAGGGCGTGTACTTCAGCCACCGCCAACTGGTGCTGCACACCCTCAACGAACTTGGCACCTTCGCCGCTTGCGGGGGCGAGCCGTTGTTGCGCTCGGGGGATGTCTACATGCCCATTACGCCGATGTTCCATGTGCATGCCTGGGGTGTGCCCTACGTGGCCACGGCCCTGGGTATCAAACAGGTTTACCCCGGCCGCTACGAGCCCAACCAGCTGGTGCGGCTGATGCGTGAAGAGCACGTGAGCTTCTCGCACTGCGTGCCGACCCTGTTGCAGATGATGCTCGACTGCGACGAAGGCCAGCGCACCGACCTCAGCGGCTGGAAGATGCTGCTGGGTGGCAGCGCCCTGACCCAGGGCCTGGCGGCGCGGGCCAGTGCCAGGGGCATTCGCGTGCACTGCGGCTATGGCATGTCCGAAACCTGCCCGCTGCTCAGCGTCACCCACCTCAGCGTTGAGGACCTGGCGCTGCCCATGCACGCGCAACTGCCGCTGCGTATCAACGCTGGGGTACCGATCCCGCTGGTGGACCTGCGCATTGTCGACGAACAGGGCGAGGAGGTGAGCCATGACGGCGAAAGCCTCGGTGAAATCGTCGTGCGCGCGCCATGGCTGACCCAGGGCTACCTCAAGGAGCCGGAGCAGGGCGCGGCACTCTGGGCCGGCGGCTGGCTGCACACCGGCGACATGGCCTGCATCAATGAGCGCGGCGTGGTGCAGATCCGCGACCGGATCAAGGATGTGATCAAGACCGGCGGCGAGTGGATCAGTTCGGTGGAGCTGGAGAACCTGATCAGCCAGCACCGCGGGGTCGACTCGGTAGCAGTGGTCGGCGTCGCCGATGCACAGTGGGGCGAGCAACCACTGGCGCTGGTGGTCTGCGTGGCCGGTGTCGAACTGGATCAGCCCACGCTGGCCCGGCACCTGCAGCCGTTCGTCGACAGCGGCCAGCTGAACAAATGGGCGATCCCGCGGCTGGTGCGGTTTGTCAGCGAGATTCCGAAAACCAGCGTCGGCAAGATCAACAAGAAGCTGATTCGCGAGAACCACTGCAACGCCTGACGGCGATGACTCGTCTTGCCCCGCGATGAAGACAACCCAATCGTGGGGCAAGTCGAGCCGTAGCGCAGCCTCTACAGTCAAACTTCAGTCAGGTCCGAGGTGGGCGGGTTGGCGGCGTTGACGCTGTCCAGTTGCTGGTCCGCCAGGTCCTGGGCCAGCGCCACCATGGTCATGGTCGGGTTCCACGAACCGCTGGCCGGCCACAGCGCACCGCCGGTGACGTAGACGTTGTGCACGCCATGGGGACGGTAATCAAGGCCCACCACGCCTTCGTCCTTGTCACCGATCCACAGGGTCGAGCCTTCATGCACCAGCCCGGCCACCCGGCGCTCAGCAATGCTTGGCCGTTGGCTGTTCCAGTGGCCCAGGTTCGGGTCGCCGTGCCAGTACTCGACCTTGCCTTCGGGGGCGAAGACCCGTTCCATCATCTGGAAGGTGCCTTCATCCATGGTGTCCCAGGTTTGCCGGTCGGTTTCGCTGGCCAGCACCTGCAGGTTGACGTTGGTGGTCGGGTCGTCCAGGCCGTTGAGGTGAAAGTGGTTTTCCGGGTTGCGAAAGTCAATCTCGCCGAGCACGGCGCAGACGAACACCAGGTAGTCCTTCGACGACTCCAGTTGCGCCATTGATGCGGTCGCCACCACATCAGGCATATAGCGCGCAGCTTTCTGCGCATTCTTCGCCGGTTCCCGGTCTGACAGCACTGACAGTTGCACGTGGTACTGCATACCGTTCTGCTTGTTCTTGCCGGCCAGGTAGATGGCCGCAAGCTCCAGCTCCGCCAGTTTGCCGGCGAACGGGTAGTCCTTGCGCGGCACCCGCGCGACCACCGAGGTGATGAAGTGGGCGGTGAA carries:
- a CDS encoding acyl-CoA dehydrogenase C-terminal domain-containing protein — encoded protein: MSDYLPPLRDMDFLFNEVFDIPGQWARIPALAEQVDADTARAILEQAGKLIAQQVAPLNRSGDEQGCQWHAGRVTTPDGFAQAYRNYAEDGWVGVAGASEYGGMGMPKVIAAQVEEMLNAANLSFALYPMLTAGACLSLLNHASKTLKARYLPPMYEGRWSGSMCLTEPHAGTDLGLIRTRAEPQADGSFRVSGTKIFITGGEQDLTENIIHLVLAKLPDAPAGAKGISLFLVPKVLVEEDGALGEANAVSCGSIEHKMGIKASATCVMNFDGAVGYLVGEANKGLNAMFTMMNYERLGVGIQGLALGERSYQNAVAYARERRQSRAPSGPVNPQQVADPIVEHPDVRRMLLSMKALNEGGRAFSTYVALQLDLAKYSENADERSQAEARVALLTPVAKAFLTDMGLETTVHGQQVFGGHGYIREWGQEQLIRDCRITQIYEGTNGIQALDLLGRKLVADGGRSYAALAQEIKAYAQALAASRAEFKTPLLLALANLDDLTAWVLDRAQGNPQEIGAAAVEYLQVFGYTLYAYLWVRMADVALEQDGAFYQSKLGTARFYFARLLPRIHSLSASVKAGSHSLYLLEAEQL
- a CDS encoding fatty acid--CoA ligase produces the protein MPPAPGAYGYPLLIKRLLLSGVRYQPGQEIVYADKLRYSYTTLLERIQRLANVLSAAGVKPGDTVALLDWDSHRALECFFAVPMLGAVLHTVNVRLSPEQVRYTMNHAEDHLVLVHDDFVPLMAQLRDQLPTVKGYLRLSDGADARNELPLLGEYETLLAGAATHFDFADFDENSMATLFYTTGTTGNPKGVYFSHRQLVLHTLNELGTFAACGGEPLLRSGDVYMPITPMFHVHAWGVPYVATALGIKQVYPGRYEPNQLVRLMREEHVSFSHCVPTLLQMMLDCDEGQRTDLSGWKMLLGGSALTQGLAARASARGIRVHCGYGMSETCPLLSVTHLSVEDLALPMHAQLPLRINAGVPIPLVDLRIVDEQGEEVSHDGESLGEIVVRAPWLTQGYLKEPEQGAALWAGGWLHTGDMACINERGVVQIRDRIKDVIKTGGEWISSVELENLISQHRGVDSVAVVGVADAQWGEQPLALVVCVAGVELDQPTLARHLQPFVDSGQLNKWAIPRLVRFVSEIPKTSVGKINKKLIRENHCNA
- a CDS encoding efflux RND transporter permease subunit → MADIQQDTLPVIRNLSDFDARSGNRLERLVFNHRLAFMLCMLLVTLVLGHMALTRLELRPSFEKMIPQSHPYIQNYLDNRQSLRGLGNSLRVVVENTQGDIFDPAYLQTLRQINDELFLSQGVDRAWMKSLWSPAVRWTEVTEEGFQGGPVMPDAYQGSAANIQQLRQNIERANIVGSLVARDFTSSMLIVPLLDQASATGAGIDYHGFSVKLEQLREHYEAGGVYKLHVIGFAKLMGDLIDGLLQVMLFFALAVLTTLLIIYLYTRCVRSTLLVVLCSLTAVVWQLGIVAWLGYAIDPYSILVPFLIFAIGVSHAAQKMNGIMQDIGRGTHRQIAARYTFRRLFVAGVTALLADAVGFAVLMLIDIPVIQDLAITASIGVAVLIFTSLLLMPVALSYVGVGRKAAQRALCIDLRAAEHRGFGKLWDVLDRFTERKWATGAVLVAALLGAGGFWLSLQLKIGDLDSGAPELHADSRYNRDNAYITGHYALSSDTFAVMIKTAPEGCLRYQTLVLADRLAWALQQNPGVQTTLSLTNAVRQITAGTYEGNPKLSSIQRNQDVLNYAAQQASVNAPELFNNDCSLMPVIAYLKDHKADTLEQVVAIAERFAQANSSEDRQFLLAAGSAGIEAATNIVVRDANRTMLLLVYLAVTLFCLITFRSWRATLVAVLPLMLTSVLCEALMVMMGIGVKVATLPVIALGVGIGVDYALYLLSVQLHYQRQGLTLAQSYNNAVAFTGRVVGLVGITLAAGVVGWAWSPIKFQADMGILLTFMFLWNMLGALILIPALSHFLLPASKARAPSPSPTSVEGLHLNSQKAECSSHV
- a CDS encoding WD40/YVTN/BNR-like repeat-containing protein, which codes for MDVFKRCSLTLLAWAALHSAVQAEPYVDVLDLPALPSALAASSALRDVSRAGARMVAVGPRGHILYSDDHGRHWQQARVPVSADLNALSFATPELGWAVGNDGVILHSRDGGLSWEKQLDGRVLGDQVLAYYQAKAQAAPTDPAWANWVGEGQRLVAEGADKPLLDVWFADARHGYAVGVFNLLLHTVDGGQHWTPWLERSDNPQGLHLTGLASVDGALYISGEQGLLLKLSADGQRFQRLSTPYAGTFFGVIGKPGVLLAYGLRGHVLRSTDGGSQWQTIKTDLNTSITAASLDASGRFWLSSQAGDLLQSADDGASFSAVAQAQRAPVSGAAFDSGTDLVLVGERGIRTLALEQPQQP
- a CDS encoding DUF1329 domain-containing protein, which encodes MNYVHTLLATCLSLAALNPAHAAVSSEQAARLGTSLTPIGAEKAANADGSIPAYQGGLLTPPAAFKSGASMRPDPFAEEKPLLLIDGKNADQYKGQLTATTQELLKRFPSYRVDVYPTHRTVALPQPVLDNTLKNAVGARSQEGGSALDNVLPGIPFPIPQTGAEAMWNFLLRYQGVSMTAKYDSWNVDAAGNATLSTTGQANISYPIYEDMAKPIGAKDTYYQMKLTYTAPARRAGEAMMLRDAANPLVQPRSAWQYLPGQRRVKLAPNLAYDTPNPGTSGSGTYDDVFVFNGALDRYDWTLVGKQEMYVPYNTYRLTYNTDVKQLTTANHLAPQFVRWEKHRVWVVEGKLKDGARHIYHKRRFYLDEDSWIALASDQYDARGQLYRGSFAFLSQSYDKQTPDATPFMIYDLIGGTYNLNGVVGAYGGIRYIEPLSRTQWSPESLAGAGIR